In a single window of the Gossypium hirsutum isolate 1008001.06 chromosome D02, Gossypium_hirsutum_v2.1, whole genome shotgun sequence genome:
- the LOC107908137 gene encoding protein GAMETE EXPRESSED 2, translated as MAAKVHFILISTLTLLLASSADEATVPKFAFSWLDDKDTFKAGETATIKIKVLGNFDSKGNASLDRTAFKPLVTVNGKTGNSSYISGVFLDIDDDPSTWQIVFIPILAGIFNVILNDDPFKVMDSSLHFTVESGPMYPSASVASWLGFLNEFEAGSKAPVLILPKDAFGNNVTSIDEELSSYNISVTALHENGSIANLLNITSKAWNEFGYIIVEFIAVKAGKFLLNIQGANQTLNGSPLPFKVNPGPLDVSNCIAKWKFEFNAWQIFSKMEILIYQQDQCGNLVPGLYEFDADVIESDTNLSIPVTDLQFEEVEPGVQLFSFSMSKAGNFLLTISDMKHNKSISYMPYAYTVFVGYCDGFKSIINGTGLNTSVAGEQAEFSVYLRDAFEYPSPVEVERLRVEIRSETDSTSVSPTIYPTQISNGMHVQAKFTTILPPPGSLNVWATAFNVTYTPQKRGIYKIHIFCGNIILNGGTPFTKEVKPGEVNISVSGIVKFSPKAPKLVRNEIVVRLLDSFSNPVMSENSKLSLVLTSVNKPGFSNWMFVDNSDGSYIGHYLAMEVGTYEMCVLFEGKHLSPCPFTVNVYGSEYFPKAYDDKISLWEDESISFDVLENDYFAGSNATIIEFSKPIHGSLLQYGRLFRYTPYKDYFGNDSFQYTMLDINGDLATATVKISVLTIPPQFVSFPSQLQAIEDLISPRFGGYNGFELKYSDPMENISVILSAKHGTIFLSPMSMQFWQPIWSEFCVTNGDEKGTNLSIEGRLEVINFALQSIQYLGNGNFSGNDTLRVSARNRNGVNDLDVQVVVDPINDPPYVNVPEFIVLNNTRDESLLFDIETDQFLFSIGDPDILNFPGGEPGFDLALSMEVSDGFLLATLPAALISSTELKLKYSYQWQPLQTYVTISKHFMVKAMGIRFRASLNDCNTVMQQLSYHGGEHGSAVLTMKLSDLGHHGCYSDCVDRVTKALVAEATVNLIRRKPMSSLAVHTLETVIVIEFLLLLSLGFMIVFFTCKCAILLVKEKRRENPCNSELSRHQNIQTEPVSKTSMPFQQSRDIL; from the exons ATGGCGGCCAAAGTTCACTTCATATTAATTTCAACCCTCACATTACTCTTAGCTTCTTCTGCAG ATGAAGCAACAGTACCAAAGTTTGCATTCAGTTGGTTGGATGACAAGGATACATTCAAAGCTGGGGAAACTGCtacaatcaaaatcaaagttcTGGGAAATTTTGATAGTAAAGGAAACGCTTCACTtgatagaactgcttttaagccTTTAGTTACAGTGAATGGGAAGACAGGGAATAGTTCTTATATATCTGGTGTTTTTCTAGACATTGATGATGATCCTAGTACTTGGCAAATTGTTTTTATCCCAATTCTTGCTGGCATATTTAATGTGATCCTCAATGATGACCCTTTCAAAGTCATGGATTCATCTCTCCATTTCACTGTTGAATCAG GGCCAATGTACCCTTCTGCTAGTGTTGCTTCATGGTTAGGGTTCTTGAATGAATTTGAAGCTGGTTCAAAGGCTCCAGTTTTGATTCTTCCTAAAGATGCATTTGGCAATAATGTAACTTCAATTGATGAAGAACTGAGTTCTTATAACATCTCAGTGACTGCTCTCCATGAAAATGGTTCCATTGCAAATTTGCTGAATATTACATCCAAGGCCTGGAATGAATTTGGTTATATCATAGTGGAGTTTATAGCTGTTAAAGCAGGAAAGTTCTTATTGAACATCCAAGGGGCAAACCAGACCTTGAATGGCTCTCCATTACCATTCAAGGTAAATCCAG GACCTTTAGATGTCTCCAATTGTATAGCCAAGTGGAAATTTGAATTCAATGCATGGCAAATCTTTTCCAAGATGGAAATACTTATCTACCAACAAGATCAATGCGGGAACCTTGTTCCAGGCTTGTACGAATTTGACGCTGATGTTATCGAGAGTGATACGAATTTGTCTATACCTGTAACGGATTTGCAGTTCGAAGAAGTAGAACCAGGGGTTCAGCTGTTTTCTTTCAGCATGTCTAAAGCAGGGAACTTCTTGCTCACCATTTCTGATATGAAGCACAACAAAAGCATTTCCTATATGCCATATGCATATACCGTCTTTGTAG GTTATTGCGATGGATTCAAGAGTATCATCAATGGGACTGGTTTAAATACTTCTGTTGCTGGGGAACAGGCAGAGTTTTCGGTTTATTTACGTGATGCCTTCGAATATCCCTCCCCAGTGGAAGTAGAAAGACTTCGAGTAGAAATCAGAAGTGAAACCGATTCCACATCGGTATCACCTACTATATATCCTACACAGATCAGTAACGGTATGCACGTTCAAGCAAAATTTACcaccattttg CCTCCTCCTGGAAGCTTGAATGTTTGGGCAACTGCATTCAATGTCACGTATACTCCTCAGAAGAGAGGGAtctataaaattcatatattctgCGGAAATATAATCCTAAATGGTGGTACTCCATTCACAAAGGAAGTAAAACCAG GTGAGGTTAATATATCAGTCTCAGGAATAGTGAAATTTTCTCCCAAGGCACCAAAGCTGGTTAGAAATGAAATAGTAGTACGGCTGCTGGATTCATTTTCCAACCCTGTCATGTCCGAAAATTCGAAGCTAAGTCTAGTGCTTACTTCGGTTAACAAGCCAGGTTTCTCAAACTGGATGTTTGTGGATAACAGTGATGGTTCATACATAGGTCACTATCTTGCCATGGAAGTAGGAACTTATGAGATGTGTGTATTGTTCGAAGGAAAGCATTTATCGCCCTGCCCTTTCACTGTCAACGTGTACGGAA GTGAATATTTTCCTAAAGCATATGATGATAAAATCTCTCTTTGGGAGGATGAATCGATTTCGTTCGATGTATTGGAAAATGACTACTTTGCCGGTTCCAACGCAACTATTATCGAGTTCTCGAAA CCAATTCATGGTTCACTTCTACAATATGGAAGGCTCTTCAGATATACACCATATAAAGACTATTTTGGGAATGATTCTTTCCAATATACAATGTTGGACATTAATGGTGACCTTGCTACTGCTACTGTCAAAATATCTGTACTCACCATTCCACCACAGTTTGTTTCTTTTCCAAGTCAATTGCAGGCAATTGAAGATCTAATAAGTCCGAGATTCGG TGGTTACAACGGATTTGAACTGAAATATTCAGATCCAATGGAGAATATCTCTGTCATTCTCAGTGCTAAGCATGGAACAATATTTCTATCACCTATGTCAATGCAGTTTTGGCAGCCAATATGGAGTGAATTTTGTGTGACTAACGGGGACGAGAAAGGTACCAATTTGAGCATTGAAGGACGTTTAGAAGTAATCAATTTCGCCCTTCAATCGATTCAATATCTTGG GAATGGGAACTTTTCTGGAAACGATACCCTTCGAGTTTCGGCCAGGAATAGAAATGGAGTCAATGACTTGGATGTACAAGTTGTAGTGGATCCCATTAATGATCCTCCATATGTTAATGTTCCCGAATTCATCGTGTTGAATAACACTCGGGATGAATCTTTGTTGTTCGACATAGAAACAGATCAGTTTCTGTTCTCCATTGGTGATCCAGATATTCTTAACTTCCCTG GGGGTGAGCCCGGCTTTGACTTGGCGCTTTCAATGGAAGTGAGTGATGGGTTTTTGCTAGCAACGCTACCAGCTGCCCTTATCAGTTCAACCGAACTGAAGCTCAAGTACAGTTATCAATGGCAACCGCTTCAAACATATGTTACCATATCAAAACATTTCATGGTCAAAGCCATGGGAATAAGATTCCGAGCATCGCTCAACGATTGCAATACTGTCATGCAACAATTATCCTACCAT GGTGGCGAACATGGCAGTGCGGTTTTAACAATGAAATTAAGCGATTTAGGCCACCATGGATGTTATTCAGATTGTGTTGATAGGGTAACAAAGGCTTTGGTCGCTGAGGCTACTGTAAATCTGATCAGAAGGAAACCAATGAGCTCATTGGCAGTTCATA CTCTTGAAACAGTCATAGTGATTGAATTTCTTTTGCTACTTTCACTTGGATTCATGATTGTGTTCTTCACATGCAAATGTGCAATTCTGCTTGTGAAAGAGAAAAGGCGAGAAAATCCCTGTAATTCTGAGCTATCAAGACATCAAAATATCCAGACAGAACCTGTAAGTAAAACAAGCATGCCCTTTCAACAATCTAGAGATATCTTGTAA
- the LOC107908527 gene encoding uncharacterized protein: MSNKSPIFPMPEPHHFSDYGFDPQFHYFQVLEQARKHKKGTRDSIDSLQFKLEKPISKDDPKSKTKKYWWRNALLFFNWKKWSPNSNNQHDDRTKAKALRASNSGPIYMIETSNNGSTTPYRTSSRPSSGPLTGISTPYISLRELNMEQQQHRVSTSSLPIYLVT; encoded by the exons ATGTCAAACAAATCACCAATCTTTCCAATGCCTGAGCCTCACCACTTCAGTGATTATGGCTTCGACCCCCAATTCCACTATTTCCAG GTTTTGGAACAAGCAAGGAAACACAAGAAAGGGACGCGAGACTCCATTGATTCATTACAGTTCAAGCTCGAAAAACCCATCTCTAAAGACGACCCAAAGTCCAAAACGAAGAAATATTGGTGGAGAAATGCTCTCTTGTTCTTCAACTGGAAAAAATGGTCTCCAAATAGCAATAACCAGCATGATGATCGAACAAAGGCTAAAGCTTTAAGGGCATCGAATTCAGGACCAATTTACATGATCGAGACCAGCAATAATGGTTCAACCACTCCTTATCGAACCAGTAGCCGACCATCTTCAGGCCCTTTGACTGGAATTTCGACTCCTTATATTAGTCTTAGGGAACTTAACATGGAGCAACAACAACATAGGGTTTCTACTTCTTCTTTACCCATATATTTGGTCACTTAA
- the LOC107908526 gene encoding condensin-2 complex subunit H2, which translates to MKNMPGHQKQPQNGEAGGGEIGKFHGLQPERDLEANWEVDLAKKLEDYLLKICSGEITGSQDDDGHSPVNFAEAALLLQGSVQVYSRKVEYLYNLVLHALEFLSQKRQQDQPNGESVQAEESASRASPDEDHDKFWDLDDIPVEAKISLDSSTNNDTLVNHFVKPPANLVVLEGDCLDTSGDGSELESYLLATNDLYQDFILLDPYDAAAVDDYLNGDDAGKGEYGTNKGSSRRKSFQSPTWRSGGTAHKSSHRKNKDTNANQSPRVDCDFGVNDCNIGAVPSATDDFGNVDHGCDMDDRYSNPRDLDDSDDDDDDNDPWKPLNPHEPGNLKVRPFRKVKASRKNGVNSTKITTLFPLARLRGTISPELTEMWERRQNAIEKQRESKSPPLYEKLRQSLTGQGTGVANIFANFEEDNEDNGYHDENADFGGPDFDEPENMPMDEDLPFKNEKHENGDAELGKNEMFDNGDPCSQASLEDLCRSHLDALLASIAENEKQTELAARVSSWKQKIEHNLEEQDSHPPFDIHEYGERILDKLSLEADKDVMPFGDLVKGQEKHDVARSFSALLQLVNNGDVGLERTGLCGESVCYTAENPFHVQILKQDKRSVETQLGIPKKRGKSPSRKKPTKADRNISSPEKCQSINADSDYGSTKLSSQNCKASVKLGKFSGVRCTPEGKRRRRSRLVEPVDLHSAL; encoded by the exons ATGAAGAATATGCCAGGGCACCAAAAGCAACCCCAAAACGGAGAGGCCGGCGGTGGTGAAATTGGGAAGTTCCACGGACTCCAGCCGGAGCGTGATTTGGAAGCTAATTGGGAAGTCGATCTTGCCAAAAAGCTTGAAGATTATCTTTTGAAGATTTGTTCCGGTGAAATTACTGGCTCCCAAGACGATGACGGACATAGCCCAGTAAATTTCGCTGAAG CTGCATTGTTGCTTCAGGGTTCAGTTCAAGTGTATAGCCGAAAAGTAGAGTATCTATACAACTTGGTTTTGCATGCTTTGGAATTTCTTTCtcaaaagag GCAACAAGATCAACCCAATGGTGAATCGGTTCAGGCCGAAGAAAGTGCTTCACGTGCTTCTCCGGATGAGGACCATGATAAATTTTGGGACTTAGATGACATTCCAG TGGAAGCAAAGATTAGCTTAGATAGTTCGACGAACAATGACACTTTGGTTAACCACTTTGTGAAGCCCCCCGCAAATTTAGTTGTTCTTGAAGGTGATTGTTTAGACACTTCTGGTGATGGCAGCGAGTTAGAGTCCTATCTG TTGGCAACAAATGATCTCTATCAGGATTTTATCCTATTAGATCCATATGATGCAGCAGCTGTTGATGATTATTTGAATGGTGATGATGCTGGTAAAGGTGAATATGGCACTAATAAGGGAAGTTCAAGGCGCAAGAGCTTTCAGTCTCCCACATGGCGTTCAGGGGGAACTGCACATAAATCATCTCACAGAAAGAATAAGGATACAAATGCTAATCAATCTCCTAGGGTTGATTGCGATTTTGGTGTtaatgattgtaatattgggGCCGTTCCTTCTGCCACTGATGACTTTGGGAATGTAGATCATGGATGTGATATGGATGATAGGTATTCAAATCCTAGAGACTTAGATGATTCAGATGACGACGATGATGATAATGATCCATGGAAACCTCTGAATCCCCATGAACCTGGAAACTTGAAAGTGAGGCCTTTCAGAAAAG TAAAAGCTTCCAGAAAAAATGGGGTAAATTCTACAAAGATAACCACTTTGTTTCCACTCGCTAGATTGCGGGGTACCATTAGTCCTGAACTTACAGAAATGTGGGAGAGACGGCAGAATGCCATTGAAAAACAAAGGGAATCCAAGTCTCCTCCATTATACGAAAAG CTTCGGCAATCACTAACTGGGCAAGGAACTGGTGTTGCTAATATTTTTGCTAATTTCGAAGAAGATAACGAAGACAATGGTTATCATGATGAGAATGCTGACTTTGGTGGACCTGATTTTGACGAGCCAGAGAATATGCCTATGGATGAAGATTTACCTTTCAAGAATGAGAAG CATGAGAATGGTGATGCTGAACTTGGAAAGAATGAAATGTTTGACAATGGAGATCCATGTTCTCAAGCAAGCCTGGAAGATCTTTGCCGCTCTCACCTG GATGCTCTGCTTGCCAGCATAGCTGAAAATGAGAAGCAAACTGAACTGGCTGCTCGAGTTTCGTCATGGAAACAGAAAATAGAGCACAATTTGGAAGAGCAG GATTCACATCCTCCATTTGATATTCATGAGTATGGTGAAAGAATTCTTGACAAGCTATCACTTGAAGCTGACAAAGATGTCATGCCATTCGGTGATCTTGTTAAGGGTCAAGAAAAGCATGATGTTGCTCGTTCCTTTTCTGCACTTCTCCAATtg GTGAACAATGGAGATGTTGGGTTAGAACGAACCGGACTTTGTGGTGAGTCTGTTTGTTATACGGCTGAAAACCCTTTCCATGTCCAGATCCTTAAGCAGGACAAGAGGAGTGTGGAAACTCAACTTGGAATTCCCAAAAAGAGAGGTAAATCACCATCACGTAAAAAACCTACAAAAGCTGACAGAAATATATCTTCACCGGAGAAATGTCAATCGATCAATGCGGATTCAGATTATGGATCAACAAAGTTGTCATCACAGAATTGCAAAGCTTCTGTTAAGCTTGGGAAGTTCAGCGGTGTAAGATGCACTCCTGAGGGCAAGAGGAGACGAAGATCTCGATTGGTCGAACCTGTGGACCTGCATTCGGCACTGTGA
- the LOC107908136 gene encoding probable pectinesterase/pectinesterase inhibitor 21 — translation MGKLPAIIGICSVLLVAMVAAIAVGVSRAKDSDNGDAKVSTSEKAAQSICQTTDYRQTCENSLSNANTTDPKELIKVGFQAAIQEIGKVIANSSTIQNAAKDPMTRQAVDNCKELMGYAIDDLKASFNQLGAFDVSKLDEYVENLKIWMGGAITYEQTCLDGFVNVSTETGVKMKALLSTSQKLTSNGLAMVTDITKIIKDLNIPGMEGVSTGRKLMAEDGFPSWVSFKQRQLLQQNAADMKPNVVVAKDGSGKFNSINEALKEVPMKNTAPFVIHIKAGVYNEQVLVAKTMTNVVFVGDGPTKTVITGRMNFVDGTVTFKTATLAVVGERFIAKNIKIENTAGAIKHQAVALMVQSDRSIFYNCQMDGYQDTLYTHSHRQFYRDCTVSGTIDFVFGDAATVLQNCKLIVNKPLDNQQCIVTAQGRTERREVSGIVLQNCTISGAQDYLPVKATSKTHLGRPWKQYSRTIIMQSQLDDIVTPEGWMPWQGTFALDTLWYAEFKNRGPGAVQTNRVKWKGIQQINDAQAKEFTAGVFLRGDEWITSSGVPYIAGMVPGV, via the exons ATGGGAAAACTTCCGGCAATCATTGGTATTTGTTCCGTGCTTTTGGTGGCTATGGTAGCAGCAATAGCCGTTGGTGTCAGCCGTGCAAAAGATAGTGACAATGGTGATGCCAAAGTGTCTACTTCCGAAAAAGCGGCCCAATCCATATGTCAAACTACTGATTATAGACAAACATGTGAAAATAGTCTTTCGAACGCCAACACCACGGATCCCAAAGAGCTGATAAAGGTCGGTTTTCAAGCGGCAATCCAAGAGATTGGCAAAGTGATCGCCAATTCCTCTACTATCCAAAACGCGGCTAAAGACCCCATGACTCGTCAAGCTGTCGACAATTGCAAAGAGCTCATGGGGTACGCCATTGACGACCTCAAAGCCTCGTTTAATCAACTCGGTGCATTCGACGTTAGTAAGCTAGACGAATACGTCGAGAATCTCAAGATATGGATGGGTGGTGCCATTACGTATGAACAAACATGCTTAGACGGGTTCGTGAACGTATCCACTGAAACCGGTGTGAAAATGAAGGCGTTGTTGAGTACTTCACAAAAGTTAACCAGCAATGGGTTAGCCATGGTGACCGACATAACTAAAATCATTAAGGACCTTAACATTCCAGGCATGGAAGGCGTCAGCACGGGACGTAAGCTAATGGCGGAAGATGGGTTCCCTTCGTGGGTTAGCTTTAAGCAACGACAACTACTGCAACAAAATGCCGCGGACATGAAACCTAATGTGGTGGTTGCTAAAGATGGTAGCGGCAAATTTAATAGCATCAATGAAGCCTTAAAGGAAGTGCCTATGAAAAATACAGCTCCATTTGTGATCCATATTAAGGCTGGCGTTTATAATGAACAAGTTTTGGTTGCTAAAACTATGACTAATGTTGTGTTCGTCGGAGATGGACCGACCAAGACTGTCATTACCGGTCGGATGAACTTTGTCGATGGCACCGTCACATTCAAGACTGCAACTCTTG CTGTTGTGGGTGAAAGATTTATtgcaaagaatattaaaatagaaAACACAGCTGGAGCGATCAAGCACCAAGCAGTGGCACTTATGGTCCAAAGTGATCGGTCCATCTTCTACAATTGTCAAATGGATGGCTACCAAGACACGCTTTACACCCACAGTCACCGTCAATTCTACAGGGACTGCACCGTCTCCGGCACCATTGACTTCGTCTTCGGCGACGCCGCTACCGTCTTACAGAACTGCAAGCTTATCGTTAATAAACCACTCGACAACCAACAATGCATCGTCACCGCCCAAGGACGGACCGAACGCCGTGAGGTTTCCGGTATCGTCCTCCAAAACTGCACCATCTCCGGCGCACAGGACTACCTTCCGGTTAAGGCCACGAGTAAAACACACCTCGGTCGGCCTTGGAAACAGTACTCAAGGACCATCATCATGCAATCTCAGCTCGACGACATCGTCACCCCCGAAGGATGGATGCCGTGGCAAGGCACCTTCGCCCTCGACACTTTGTGGTACGCCGAGTTCAAAAACCGAGGACCTGGTGCGGTCCAGACCAATAGGGTTAAATGGAAAGGTATACAACAGATCAATGACGCTCAAGCTAAGGAATTCACTGCTGGTGTGTTCTTACGTGGTGATGAATGGATCACGAGCTCTGGGGTGCCTTACATCGCCGGCATGGTTCCTGGTGTATAG